tttttttggtgaaattgagaaaatacccaattcaGCTGTAGACATACAGATCATTTATTTAGTACAAGAAAACATCAaacattagttttttttttttttttgctgcaATGAGCTCTTCACGTGTGCAGCCATTAATGAATGTTGTTAGAGTTAAGGGAGTTCCAATTCTGCAGCAATTGCATTTAGAGGAGCGGTTACTGAGGACTTCATCTCAGAATTGGTGTATTGTTAATGATGGAACCAATGAGCCCACCATTGTCATGGGGATTTCAGGGTGAGCTATCAATTTTCCACCCACCCCTTTATTAtgctatgattatgtgataattCTTTTTTGCGAGAAATGTTTCTTGATTGTTTTGATTGGTGGGTTTATTATGCAAAGACTAATTCTTTGTGGGTTGCTCTATGCAAAGACTGattctttagattttttttaatttaatgataGACTAACCCAACTCGAAAAGTGAAAAACATTTATAGTTGCAGTAATGTTGATTATTTATTTGGTGTTAAAACACATTCAGAATTTCATCTCTGATGACACTTTTGTAGTTGGTGATAGGAATGGAGACGTTACTCCCATCTTATTTGATATTGAAAATCAGATTTTTGAGATTGACAATGATCATTCTTGTTTGTATAGTTATCAAATCTCGAGTTATCTGAATAATGGATTTATTGTTTTGTTTATCTTGCTATTTTACTGAcgttatttttctttatatcttgttttgattgCACTATTTTGAGCAAGGGTCTATTAGAAACAGGAATGGCAGCCTTGGCGTAATTGGTAAAGCtattgtcatgtgaccaggaggtcacgggttcgaGCCGTGGAAATAAcgtcttgcagaaatgcaaggtatgGCTGCgtataatagacccttgtggtccaaCCTTTTCCCGGACTCCGCCTATAGTAGGAGCTTAGTGCATCGGGCTGTCCTTTTTGGTCTATTGGAAacatcggaaacaacctctatcccacaaaggtaggggtaaggtctgtgtacaacctaccctccctagacctcacttgtgggattgcactgggtttgttgttgttgttgttgatacacTAACTTATTGTTCTTAATAAATCTGTGATATTAATTGGTGCTTTTTTCCATGAATGGATTATGTttatactgagtttgttgttgtacTTGATCAGAAATAAAGTTTGGGAGTTTCAAACATTATCTGTTTTCGCTTCACAATTGTAGTTTTAGAAAGTGACTTTGGGTGGGTCATGCATTTTGAAGTGTTTCTCTACAATTGAATTATTAGGGTGATTTGATTGGGATGCTGTACAAAATTTCTAGGATGTTGTTCCCCAGATGGAAGAGAGGGATGGAAAACCAACTTCATCTGCATACATATAAAAGAAATTGCTTGAAAGAGAAGTCTTCAAATGGGTTAGGAGCAAATCACAAATTCACACGTTTACGCAAACAAAAACCTAGTACTAATTAAGTGGAGAAGGGTGATGAGCCGGGCTGGTTATCCACTAGATTGTGGACTGCATGCCACTGGCACCCGGGGGTTTGGTAGTTATtacaagaaaaaaagaaggatcTTCAAGTTGTTCCTAGGTACCATAAAAGTTGCAAGAGCAAGAAGCAAAGACCACTTTTTCTATATCTCACACTGGATGATGGATGCACCAGGATGAGGGTGGTATCACTTTCATTTACGTCTTCTTAATATTCATTTTTAGGGAAAAATGATACCTCTAACAGCTCAATAAGCAAAACGATCAATGAATGAGATTATTGCATCAGTATCAGCCATCTGCATGGTTTCTGGGAAAAAGTAAGCAGATATAATTTTCTGTGAATCAAATATGTTCTTAGTGAGCTAACGTTGTCAACTTATGATTCCATTTGTGTGTCATAAAATTACTGATAGCAAGGTCAGCTTTCCACTTTCTGATAATATGTAGACCGTATATTGTTGGAGCTAAGCCTTCAGTATTACCTACACTGCTGATATGCAAATTCTTATCTATAAGTTTTTAATAGATGCAAGAAGTTATGAGTACTTGAATGACATAGCTGTGATGATAGAACTTAACTTGCTGTATATTTTGGATTGAGTTATTTTATATAACAACATTAACCCTTGTCACAGAAAACCAGCTGAACTTGTTGAAATCGGTTCCGTTTTGAAAGACAAGATTCCAGTAATTAAGAGGTTTACTGGAGGAGGCACTGTAATTGTCGATCATCAGACAGTTTTCATCACCTTCATATGCAACACAGATGCTCTCCCTAGTGTACAACCATATCCTAGGCCCATCATGTCATGGAGCGGCCAGCTATACAGCAAAGTGTTTCAAGGAGTTGGGGATTTCTCTCTTCGTGAAAATGGTGCTTTTTTTACTCCGGGATATTGTTCATCGTTGACTTTCCAGTGTTTTTGCAGGAAGTGTTTCTAGTTCTTTTCTTCAAGAAccagagatagagagagagagagagagagagagtttctAGTTTTATTCTTCAAGAACCAAAGAGAGAGAGTGAACACTTCACTTTTTATCTGTCCAAAGAAATAAAAGGCTTGCTTTTAAACTTTGTTATGGAAGAAACACTTGCTTATGCTTGCCGTATGGCATTTTTTgcacaatatattttttatatatatctttgtGACATTGAGTTAGTTTGATATTAGTAAAGTTTATTTGACTAGAAGTAGACGTTCATTTGGCCGAGAATGTATGTGTGCACGTACTAGGGGGCTAAAATGCGTGTCAAACTGACGATCCTACAGTAAGCACTTATCTATGATGATGAATTGATAGTCTTCAGAAAATACTTATACGCCAGACTTGTCAAGTGAGCTTCCTTTTACatagatttaattatttttggtaGATAAGATTCAAAAACTTTCTTGCTAACTTCCTGACAAGAAATATCCCATTCATTGGATGACCACTTGGATGCTTCTTCTTCTGTATTCGTATTTCTTCTTGTTAGCATTATTATATTCTTTCCTCTCTGTGCTGTTGGTTCCATTTTTATGTACAATGTATTTTGCTCACCAACTTCATATTGTACTTTTTCATGATCACAGACTATGTTTTTGACAACCGCAAGTTTGGGGGAAATGCTCAGTCTATCACAAAAGGGCGTTGGGTTCATCATACGTCCTTTCTGTGGGATTATGAGATGGAGAATATGGCTTATCTCAAACTTCCAAAACGAGCTCCTGACTATCGACAGGTCTGCTAATACTTTTGCAAGTTCCTCGTTCTACTTGTCAAATAATCTTgttagcatttttttttttttgaattacttGATGATGCAGCTGATTTTTTGACATTGTATTCCTGGAAACACTGCGATTTAGAGTGTTGCCAGAAAAATCTCATCCATGTTAGGATTGATGCCAAAATTTCATTCTTGtagtattgcaacagatgggtcagcTGTGTTATTAATTAACAGAACGATATTGTTCAGGTAGACACTAATAGAATATTTTCATAGCCATATATAGTTTCTCTCTTCCCTCCAACATATAGTACATTCTATAGGAAATAGTCGCGTAATCCTTGCACCGCATGCATCTTCTTCTAAGCCCCATGGTATTAATACCTGTAAGTTGATACAGACATTATGGTGAAAAGACGAAGCATGGGTAGCTTCTCTGTTTTCACCTTTGGATCCTTCTTGTATTCTGCTCTCTTATCTTTGATTACATTTGCACAAATAGCAATTACTCTGTTATTGTCCTGACAGCTGTGTTATACCAGCCCATAATGAAAACCAGAAGTTTCAGTGCTTTAATAAATAATTTGGACCCAAAATTGCTGCctctttttaattttcataacGATTTGTCCCACATTTCCCAAGGGCTGGGAGCTTCAAGTACAGTTCCTTGCTGCTGCTTCTTTCTCTTGGAAATACACTGAACAGGGTAGTCTGTGTGGCTAGTTCCCATCATCGAAGGTTCTTGTTTAATAGTCTGCCATGAGACCCTGAGACAACCAAGACTACTGTCTGAACCATGGAAAGGACTGCCTCGCTGTGTTTTTGTGAGATGGAGCTAAAAGCACTTGGTGTCTACCTTGCATAAGTGGCTTGTTCAGAAGATCCTTCGCGGCTCCATCGCATTGGAAGCCCTTCTCGGGATGGGCATATTCTAAAATCTCCTCTTGAGAAGGCAATTGAGGTATTAAGGGATCCCATGATATTGCCAATTGCAGCATGCCTAATAGGGCATTCCAGCAAGCTCCTGTTGATGCATTTTTTGGGTGATCTCCGAAACATTGTTTCAACAAACAAAACACCGTAATACAACTTTTCTTGACACAAGCCCCGTCACATGTAGATATCAGTGGATATGATGCAGCCAAAGCCATCACGGAAGATTCCTATTGAAGTGAACAAAATAGAAAGCTACTTTCAGATTTTGCACATAGGTCCATGCTTGTGCTAGATGTGGGTGGTGGAGGGATTGCTGGCGCATAATTGTTAGTTGAGATTAATGTTATTATTAGATGATTCCTTGAAAACTGTGAGGAAGTATATCAAACCGTGCAATAGAATGGTTCACGGGTAAACTGGCTTCGGCACATATGGGGGCTTATGACAAACATTGTTGAAGTAGCAGGAGATGGGTTTTATCCTGGTCTGAGATCAAGGATCTCTATTTCTGCTCTAGCCATGGATATGGTCATCCTTATTGGTGTTGTGCTGCTACAGAGGAGGTGTGGAGTAGGCTGTCGCTGTAAAAcatgttttaattttctttgacTTTGCAATTTTCTTGTTGTGGTTTTCTCATCCATGATAGTACTGATATCTTTAGGGGTTATAGTATAAGGGACACATTGTTCAGCTAGAGAAAGCATTCAACTTCTAGGTTTGGAGGATATGGGAAGGAACATGTTTTGAATTGCCAATGCTTGATAATTAGATGTGTAAATGTTAAAGTTTTGGTACTGTTGACGGCGGTACCTTTTGTTGAAGCACTCTGTTAATGATTCTTATCACATGGTATCAGGTTCTGATTACCATTTCTCAATCTAGCCTACTGCTCTTGGCTTCTTTATCTCAACTTGAGTTAAATCTTCTCATGCTCAAGTCTGGTAGTTCCTATTTTATGCAACTCATTTGTTACTTGACAATTTgctttcttcactattttttgttTGCACAAGGTACTTCCCAATGCACATCAGAAATTTTCTTGCTCGTGTCTGACAGAGAGTTCTCCTATTGATTATTCAGGCAAGAGACCATTTGGACTTCATCTGCCGCATGAAGGACTATATATCTCGGCAAGAATTCATTAATAGAACCATATCTGCACTTGGTAGCCAATTTTCTGTAACTTCTATGGAGCTTGAATCACTCGAATATCCTAATGACACGAAATTTGCGCCCTCCACTAGGCTGCTGAGAAAACAAGAACTGGAGGAATGTTTTGAGTCTGAATCTGGGAATGACATACTTCAATCACTGTAACTGCTACAGGAGGACCTTTGCTTGAAGGTGCTACTGTATGCCAATgtaccttaattaattattcgTTCGAGGAATACTTTCCATAAGAATATTTTGTTAGAATGGGCAGCTAATCTACTGTGGTTGCCTACCTCCAGCCCATTCATGTTGCTACTTGCTCATGTTGCTACTTGCTCAGATAAAAATACTGGGAAGAAGCTCTACCTTTTACCATTGTGCATTACAGTGGGCACTATTAATTCATTGTTTGTAAGCACGTCGATTGACTGTTTACATTATTTACTCACTGGACAAACGACCATTTCTTTGTATTCTGACCATCTCTCTCCCTTCAATTTATTTCTGTGGTTTTATTTCTGGCAGCAAAATTCCAAGAGTTTGTTGTACCTAGTAGAGGTCTTGGTGGGAAGTGAAAGTTTCCAAATTTGCAGATGTGCCTCTTGATTGGTTTACTTTTGGTTTCCATTTATTGGAGAGATTTCTCCGTTTCACCAGaggaataaatttatattttccaaACTTCTTATAGGAAAGACTGTGAAATCGAGAATGATAATGAGCAAATTCCGATAAGCTTAAGGAGTTTGTAATCTCTTGTTTGTCTTTCTGCAAAGTTTCCATTTCCTATTCTATTCATACTGCAGCATTTAATGATCAAAGATAATGCACTATGGTGTTGCCTTAACGGTGAAACACTGCCCACGATGCTATTCCTAATGGTCAACTTGGTCTTAATGTGATTCAAAGACGTTATGCCAAAGTTTCCACTGGAGACGCTGCATCTGTTAGCAGGTTTGGCAGGACTGTTCAGATATTTTTGCTTACTGTGGTCTAATTTTTCCATAAAATCAGTTAATCAGTGCTTTCACGGTTCAAATTGCAGATTTATTCCACCTGAGGACTTCAACCTTGCTTTGCTTATCCTTGACTTGGAGTTTGTGAAAAAAGGGACCAAAGATGAGCAGGTGAACTGTCCTGTGTTTTTGTGTCTCAGCATAAGTTTTTCATATTCAACAATGTCAAGTGTGCGATGCAATGGCTCTATTCCCTTTGAAAGAGTTAGATTCTTCTTGTTAGAGAAGTCAAAAGTGAAAAAACGCAAAAAGCTCCAAAGTATCTTGGAGTGCTAAGCGCAAAGCGCCATTGAAGTGTGGGTTTTAGCGAGAAAATGCCAAGggagaaattaaaaaatagaaacgTAATGCAAGAGAATGTAActataaaaatgaataatataattatttggaCAAGTGAAAAGCTGGCCTGGACACCCCATTCCcctcacacacacacaaaaaaaaaaaaaattttgggatGACACcgtgtatgttgttgtatatGGTGTTGTGTCTGTGAAGGCAGTTTGTGAAGGTGGACATTCCTTAACACATTGACTTCTACAATTTACACTAATCCGCTAATTAAGCGAGGCGAAACCTGGGGTCACCAAGCTTTAGGGATTAAGCGCACTTTATGCGATCCTTAAACAACAGTTCTGGTGTTAGATTGATACATCTTTCAGCTCGTGTAGAAATTCTGGTGTTTAGAGCATGCAGATCTTGTATGCATTATGGTTATATAATTATATCCATCTTCTAGTTTTGCCGTTTTTGTTTTATGCTTAGGCATCAAGAATACATTGGTCCAAACACTTCTGTTGCTGTAAAACATTGTAAGTTTACCAGATGTCTTTTTGTAGGTGGATGCAGTTTCTTTGGCCAATCTAGTTCGCAAAAGATTTGCCAATCAGGTGAAGGCTCTACCCGCCTGTCTCCTACTTAAATATTTCTGCTCTCAGTGGTTCTTGTATTGTCTTATACCTGACAAAACTCATTGGGCAGCACATATGGTGTGGTTCTTCAAATCTGTGCTTTCAAGAATGATTTTCACATCAGTTTACTTACTTTAGAATTTTGGAAGATAAGGCTGAATAGGAACCTTATTCCTGAAGTCGAATAATGAAAACTAAACATAgtctatttgttttattttttctcataatCAATTTTACGTGATATGAATAAGCTCCACTCATTGTGCTGACTACATTTGTCTATGAAATCATGCCATAGAGACTACTGAGAAAAATGATAGACACATAAATGAGCTGCTTGGCAGTATTTAATTCATTTTACAATTTACATGTCTATCATCTGCTTTACTAATCAAGATACATATGGAAGTGCCTTGGGTTGTCCGGTGGAATCAGTGTATTAAACCAATAGGTAATAACAATATGGCATGGGGTTTTTCTTGTTGCtgttcaattatatatttgtCCCACATGGGGTGAGTAATTGCTTTTGAAGAGGTATATAGATTCTGGACTACCCCAAGCATTACAATTTGGATTGAATGTTCATATCttttcacatggtatcaaagtTGTCGGCCTTCAGCAAAATGAATTTTGACATTGGTTGACACATATTGGCACTGGAGTAGTCTTTGATCCCTTATTTCTTTTTGTGCACCATGTAGCTTCTGGTTGTATTGATAGAGGATTGGGTGTCTTTTGGAGAGAACCATGTATTCTAGGTTTCTCCTCTTCGGTATACCAATTGTATACGGTCAAGTTGGCCTTGTTATTAATCTTTTAGttgatcaaaaaaatttaaaaacagaCCTTAAGTAAAACATGCTCCGTTAGAAAAAATGCTCTCAGGTTTAAGCTCCGTTCCTTCCTTCCTTAAGTTTTGTGGCCAGTCAAACACgatcacataaattgggacggagaGAGTACTATGTTAGAAGATGATTTAAAGTGGATGTTCTAACCTCTTACTCGCAGGTTTTCCACTTAAACTGCTGTAGATATTCCAAGTCCAGTTCTGGTGAAAGTAACGTATGTATGGATTATCTATGCAGATTATGACAATTGGGCAAAAGGTGACATTCGAGTATCATGGATGGGTTATATGTTCGCCGTGAATCAAGCTACTGTGGAGGGGCAAGAAAAATCTAATATTGAAAGAGGGATGGTTTCAGCTGACACGTGCATTATGTTTGAAGCCGCAAACTCAAGTGGAATAAAGGTTACTTCTGTCTTTAAGTTATATACTAGTGATTAAAAGTTGCCAAAGAATTCCCTTATGTTTATTGGATTTCCTTTGGATTTGATTCTTGCTGCAACCG
The Capsicum annuum cultivar UCD-10X-F1 chromosome 6, UCD10Xv1.1, whole genome shotgun sequence DNA segment above includes these coding regions:
- the LOC107874015 gene encoding LOW QUALITY PROTEIN: vesicle-fusing ATPase (The sequence of the model RefSeq protein was modified relative to this genomic sequence to represent the inferred CDS: inserted 1 base in 1 codon), which produces MSSSRVQPLMNVVRVKGVPILQQLHLEERLLRTSSQNWCIVNDGTNEPTIVMGISGKPAELVEIGSVLKDKIPVIKRFTGGGTVIVDHQTVFITFICNTDALPSVQPYPRPIMSWSGQLYSKVFQGVGDFSLRENDYVFDNRKFGGNAQSITKGRWVHHTSFLWDYEMENMAYLKLPKRAPDYRQARDHLDFICRMKDYISRQEFINRTISALGSQFSVTSMELESLDAHDAIPNGQLGLNVIQRRYAKVSTGDAASVSRFIPPEDFNLALLILDLEFVKKGTKDEQVDAVSLANLVRKRFANQIMTIGQKVTFEYHGXGYMFAVNQATVEGQEKSNIERGMVSADTCIMFEAANSSGIKIVNQWEAASSSIFWQKEFNLQSLGIGGLGAEFSDIFRRAFASRVFPPHVTSKLGIKHVKGMLLFGPPGTGKTLMARQIGKMLNGKEPKTKWHCDCDDRHQHIYRRTMLLAEQVKVIRGSPLITCLVEGPSGSGKTAMAATVGIESDFPYLKIISAETMIGLSKSSKCSQIVKVSWKGGRRARQDFLPFISNP